Proteins encoded within one genomic window of Streptomyces sp. NBC_00523:
- a CDS encoding L,D-transpeptidase family protein produces the protein MVASAAACGVLLTTLTSCGDGGDTKKGAAAERSAAAKGGTKAPVKDLKRIPDVGDRLQSQIPAASRQVVAVYGQGKDSADSAVVLYTKSGSTWDKTASWKGHNGKKGWTPDHHENDNRSPVGVYTLSDAAGVLPDPGARLPYTQTASIQAPHYWAKSHWHDFDYVIAIDYNRVKGTPPNDPTRPQGQTKGGSIWLHMDHGSGTSACVSVSKEAMEKLLRTLDPKQHPVVVMGDRASLRA, from the coding sequence ATGGTGGCCTCGGCGGCCGCCTGTGGTGTCCTGCTCACGACCCTGACGTCCTGCGGTGACGGTGGGGACACGAAGAAGGGCGCCGCCGCCGAGCGGTCGGCCGCCGCGAAGGGCGGCACGAAGGCCCCGGTCAAGGACCTGAAGCGCATCCCCGATGTGGGTGACCGGCTCCAGTCGCAGATCCCTGCCGCATCCCGCCAGGTCGTCGCCGTCTACGGCCAGGGCAAGGACTCGGCGGACTCCGCCGTCGTCCTCTACACCAAGTCCGGCTCCACCTGGGACAAGACCGCCTCCTGGAAGGGCCACAACGGCAAGAAGGGCTGGACGCCCGACCACCACGAGAACGACAACCGCAGCCCCGTCGGCGTCTACACCCTCAGCGACGCGGCCGGTGTCCTGCCGGACCCGGGCGCCCGCCTCCCGTACACGCAGACCGCCTCGATCCAGGCCCCGCACTACTGGGCCAAGTCGCACTGGCACGACTTCGACTACGTCATCGCCATCGACTACAACCGAGTCAAGGGCACCCCGCCCAACGACCCGACGCGCCCGCAGGGCCAGACCAAGGGCGGCAGCATCTGGCTGCACATGGACCATGGCAGCGGCACCTCGGCCTGCGTGAGCGTGTCCAAGGAGGCCATGGAGAAGCTGCTGCGCACCCTGGACCCGAAGCAGCACCCGGTCGTCGTCATGGGCGACCGGGCCAGCCTCCGCGCCTGA
- a CDS encoding metal-dependent hydrolase yields the protein MMGPAHSLSGAAAWLGVGAAAAATGHTMPWPVLVVGALISAGAALAPDLDHKSATISRAFGPLSRGVCEIVDKLSHAVYKATKLRGDSNRNGGHRTLTHTWVWAVLIGAGASAVAYTGGRWGVLAILFVHLVLAVEGLLWRAARVSSDVLVWLLGATSAWILAGILDKPGNGADWLFTDAGQEYLWLGLPIVLGALVHDIGDALTVSGCPILWPIPLGRKRWYPIGPPKAMRFKAGSWVEIKVLMPVFMILGGVGAAAAMNVI from the coding sequence ATGATGGGACCGGCACACTCTCTGTCAGGGGCGGCGGCCTGGCTGGGGGTGGGCGCCGCGGCTGCGGCCACCGGCCACACCATGCCGTGGCCCGTCCTCGTCGTCGGGGCGCTGATCAGCGCGGGCGCCGCACTCGCCCCCGACCTCGACCACAAATCGGCGACCATCTCGCGCGCCTTCGGCCCCCTCTCGCGCGGGGTGTGCGAGATCGTCGACAAGCTCTCGCACGCCGTCTACAAGGCCACCAAGCTGCGGGGCGACTCCAACCGCAACGGCGGCCACCGCACCCTCACCCACACCTGGGTCTGGGCCGTCCTGATCGGCGCGGGCGCCTCCGCCGTCGCGTACACCGGCGGGCGCTGGGGGGTCCTCGCGATCCTCTTCGTCCACCTGGTCCTCGCCGTCGAGGGACTGCTCTGGCGGGCCGCCCGCGTCTCCAGCGACGTCCTGGTGTGGCTGCTCGGCGCGACCAGCGCGTGGATCCTCGCCGGGATCCTCGACAAGCCGGGCAACGGCGCCGACTGGCTCTTCACCGACGCCGGTCAGGAATACCTCTGGCTCGGGCTGCCGATCGTGCTCGGCGCCCTCGTCCACGACATCGGCGACGCGCTGACCGTCTCGGGCTGCCCGATCCTGTGGCCGATCCCGCTGGGCCGCAAGCGCTGGTACCCGATCGGCCCGCCCAAGGCCATGCGCTTCAAGGCCGGCAGCTGGGTGGAGATCAAGGTGCTGATGCCGGTCTTCATGATCCTCGGAGGCGTGGGCGCCGCGGCGGCGATGAACGTCATCTGA
- a CDS encoding ABC transporter ATP-binding protein, which produces MKPDEPTWTPPPKDDAQPPAELRRILRLFRPYRGRLAVVGLLVGASSLVSVASPFLLREILDTALPQGRTGLLTLLALGMILTAVMNSVFGVLQTLISTTVGQRVMHDLRTAVYTQLQRMPLAFFTRTRTGEVQSRIANDIGGMQATVTSTATSLVSNLTAVIATVVAMLALDWRLTVVSLLLLPVFVWISRRVGRERKKITTQRQKQMAAMAATVTESLSVSGILLGRTMGRSDSLTQGFAEESERLVDLEVRASMAGRWRMSTIGIVMAAMPAVIYWAAGMALQSGGPAVSIGTLVAFVSLQQGLFRPAVSLLSTGVQMQTSLALFQRIFEYLDLTVDITEPEHPVRLEKVRGEVRFENVDFSYDEKSGPTLSGVDVTVPAGAALAVVGPTGSGKSTLSYLVPRLYDVTGGRVTLDGIDVRDLDFDTLARAVGVVSQETYLFHASVAENLRFAKPDATDEEIEAAARAAQIHDHIASLPDGYDTLVGERGYRFSGGEKQRLAIARTILRDPPVLILDEATSALDTRTEFAVQEAIDALSAGRTTITIAHRLSTVRDADQIVVLDGGRTAERGTHEELLRLDGRYAALVRRDTEMAPVAG; this is translated from the coding sequence ATGAAACCCGACGAACCCACGTGGACACCCCCGCCCAAGGACGACGCCCAGCCGCCCGCCGAGCTGCGCCGCATCCTCCGCCTCTTCCGCCCGTACCGCGGCCGCCTCGCGGTGGTCGGCCTGCTCGTCGGCGCCTCGTCGCTGGTGTCGGTCGCCTCGCCGTTCCTGCTGCGCGAGATCCTGGACACCGCCCTCCCGCAGGGCCGGACCGGACTGCTCACGCTGCTCGCCCTCGGCATGATCCTCACCGCCGTGATGAACAGCGTCTTCGGCGTGCTTCAGACCCTCATCTCCACCACCGTCGGCCAGCGCGTCATGCACGACCTGCGCACCGCCGTCTACACCCAGCTGCAGCGGATGCCGCTCGCCTTCTTCACCCGGACCCGCACGGGTGAGGTCCAGTCCCGGATCGCCAATGACATCGGGGGTATGCAGGCCACCGTCACCTCGACGGCGACCTCGCTCGTCTCCAACCTCACCGCGGTCATCGCCACCGTCGTCGCCATGCTCGCGCTCGACTGGCGGCTCACCGTCGTCTCGCTGCTCCTGCTGCCCGTCTTCGTCTGGATCAGCCGCCGGGTCGGCCGCGAGCGCAAGAAGATCACCACCCAGCGCCAGAAGCAGATGGCCGCCATGGCCGCCACCGTCACCGAGTCGCTGTCCGTCAGCGGCATCCTGCTCGGCCGCACGATGGGCCGCTCCGACTCGCTGACCCAGGGCTTCGCCGAGGAGTCCGAGCGGCTGGTCGACCTCGAAGTGCGCGCCAGCATGGCCGGACGGTGGCGGATGTCCACCATCGGCATCGTCATGGCCGCCATGCCGGCCGTCATCTACTGGGCCGCGGGCATGGCACTCCAGTCCGGCGGTCCCGCCGTCTCGATCGGCACCCTCGTCGCCTTCGTCTCCCTCCAGCAGGGCCTCTTCCGCCCCGCCGTGAGCCTGCTCTCCACCGGCGTGCAGATGCAGACGTCCCTCGCGCTCTTCCAGCGGATCTTCGAGTACCTCGACCTCACCGTGGACATCACGGAGCCGGAGCACCCGGTGCGCCTGGAGAAGGTCCGCGGCGAGGTCCGCTTCGAGAACGTCGACTTCAGCTACGACGAGAAGAGCGGCCCGACCCTCAGCGGCGTCGACGTCACCGTGCCCGCCGGAGCCGCCCTGGCCGTCGTCGGCCCCACGGGGTCCGGCAAGTCCACCCTCAGCTACCTGGTGCCCCGGCTCTACGACGTGACCGGCGGCCGGGTCACCCTCGACGGGATCGACGTGCGCGACCTCGACTTCGACACCCTCGCCCGCGCGGTCGGCGTCGTCTCGCAGGAGACGTACCTCTTCCACGCCTCGGTCGCCGAGAACCTGCGCTTCGCGAAGCCGGACGCCACCGACGAGGAGATCGAGGCGGCCGCCCGCGCCGCGCAGATCCACGACCACATCGCCTCGCTCCCCGACGGGTACGACACCCTCGTGGGGGAACGCGGCTACCGCTTCTCCGGCGGCGAGAAGCAGCGCCTCGCCATCGCGCGGACGATCCTGCGCGACCCGCCGGTGCTGATCCTGGACGAGGCGACGAGCGCGCTCGACACCCGTACGGAATTCGCCGTGCAGGAGGCCATCGACGCGCTTTCCGCCGGACGTACCACGATCACCATCGCCCACCGGCTGTCCACCGTCCGCGACGCCGACCAGATCGTCGTCCTCGACGGCGGCCGCACGGCGGAGCGCGGCACCCACGAGGAACTGCTCCGGCTCGACGGACGGTACGCGGCCCTGGTCCGCCGGGACACGGAGATGGCCCCGGTGGCGGGCTGA
- a CDS encoding FAD-binding and (Fe-S)-binding domain-containing protein, which yields MPLLEPDPDTLRPAAVRPPSHDRVPDAQAQGTPETLRTELTDLLGAEKVLWKVSDLVKYASDASPYRFVPQVVVVPEDLDDISAILSYAHGRGRNVVFRAAGTSLNGQAQGEDILVDVRRNWAGVEVLDDGARARIRPGTTVVRANASLARYGRLLGPDPASAIACTIGGVVANNASGMTAGTTRNSYRTVSSLTFVLPSGTVVDTADPAADEDLARAEPRLCEGLLALKAEIEADAALTARIRAKYEIKNTNGYRLDAFLDGSTPVEILRGLMVGSEGTFGFISEVVFDTLPLDRRISTALLFFPSLTAAAAAVPLFNEAGAIAVELMDGNTLRASVSVQGVPADWAGLPKETAALLVEFRAPDEAGQEAYERAAADVVRGLELVRPVTSVTNEFTRDARTISGYWKARKAFVTAVGGSRPSGTTLITEDFAVPPSRLADACEALLALQAEHGFDAAVAGHAAHGNLHFLLAFDAARPSDVDRYAAFMADFCKLTVERFDGSLKAEHATGRNIAPFLELEWGPQATELMWRTKQVIDPDGVLAPRIVLDRDPKAHLRGLKTIPKVEAIADPCIECGFCEPTCPSHDLTTSPRQRIVLRREMMRQPDGSPVETGLVDAYGYDAVDTCAGDSTCKLACPVGIDTGAMMKNFRHQRHSPREERIAALAARHFRTAETAARLAVAAASRIDDRLLRGVTRLARRAVSPDLVPEWLPEIPGAASRKLPRTSRTGASAVYYPACVNRIFGSPDSHRGPSLPQAVVAVSARAGKPVWIPDDVNGTCCATIWHSKGYDSGNAVMANRIVEAAWGWTAGGKLPLVVDASSCTLGIAHEVVPYLTEDNRALHRELTVVDSLVWAADELLPELTVLRKARSAVLHPTCSMEHLDDVDRLRAVADACADEAVLPDDAACCGFAGDRGMLHQELTASATAKEAAEVRSRDYEAYLSANRMCEIGMDRATGRSYHSALMELEWATRPGPA from the coding sequence ATGCCGCTGCTGGAGCCGGACCCCGACACACTGCGCCCCGCGGCGGTGCGCCCGCCCTCCCACGACCGCGTCCCCGACGCGCAGGCGCAGGGCACCCCGGAGACGCTGCGCACCGAGCTCACCGACCTGCTCGGCGCGGAGAAGGTGCTCTGGAAGGTCTCCGACCTGGTGAAGTACGCCTCGGACGCCAGCCCGTACCGCTTCGTGCCCCAGGTGGTCGTCGTCCCGGAGGACCTGGACGACATCTCGGCGATCCTGTCGTACGCGCACGGCAGGGGTCGCAACGTGGTCTTCCGCGCCGCCGGCACCAGCCTCAACGGCCAGGCCCAGGGCGAGGACATCCTGGTCGACGTCCGGCGGAACTGGGCGGGCGTCGAGGTCCTGGACGACGGCGCCCGCGCCCGCATCCGTCCCGGGACGACGGTCGTCCGGGCCAACGCCTCCCTCGCCCGGTACGGCAGGCTGCTGGGCCCGGACCCGGCCAGCGCCATCGCGTGCACGATCGGCGGAGTCGTCGCCAACAACGCCTCGGGCATGACCGCGGGCACCACCCGCAATTCGTACCGGACCGTCTCCTCGCTCACCTTCGTGCTGCCGAGCGGCACCGTCGTGGACACCGCGGACCCGGCGGCCGACGAGGATCTGGCCCGGGCGGAGCCGCGGCTGTGCGAGGGGCTGCTGGCGCTGAAGGCGGAGATCGAGGCGGACGCGGCGCTCACCGCCCGTATCCGCGCCAAGTACGAGATCAAGAACACCAACGGCTACCGGCTGGACGCGTTCCTCGACGGCTCGACCCCGGTGGAGATCCTGCGCGGGCTCATGGTCGGCTCCGAGGGGACGTTCGGCTTCATCTCCGAGGTCGTCTTCGACACCCTGCCGCTGGACCGCCGGATCTCCACGGCGCTGCTGTTCTTCCCCTCGCTGACCGCCGCGGCCGCCGCCGTCCCTCTGTTCAACGAGGCGGGGGCCATCGCCGTGGAGCTGATGGACGGCAACACCCTGCGCGCCTCGGTCAGCGTGCAGGGGGTCCCCGCCGACTGGGCCGGGCTGCCGAAGGAGACCGCCGCGCTGCTGGTGGAGTTCCGGGCCCCGGACGAGGCGGGCCAGGAGGCGTACGAGCGGGCGGCGGCCGATGTGGTGCGCGGGCTGGAGCTGGTCCGGCCCGTCACCTCGGTCACCAACGAGTTCACCCGGGACGCCCGCACCATCTCCGGCTACTGGAAGGCCCGCAAGGCGTTCGTCACCGCGGTCGGCGGCTCCCGCCCCTCGGGTACGACGCTGATCACCGAGGACTTCGCGGTCCCGCCGTCCCGGCTGGCCGACGCCTGCGAGGCGCTGCTCGCGCTCCAGGCCGAGCACGGCTTCGACGCCGCCGTCGCCGGTCACGCCGCGCACGGCAACCTGCACTTCCTGCTCGCGTTCGACGCGGCCCGGCCGTCCGATGTCGACCGGTACGCCGCCTTCATGGCGGACTTCTGCAAGCTGACGGTCGAGCGGTTCGACGGATCGCTCAAGGCGGAGCACGCGACGGGCCGCAACATCGCCCCCTTCCTCGAACTGGAATGGGGCCCGCAGGCCACCGAACTGATGTGGCGTACGAAGCAGGTCATCGACCCCGACGGGGTGCTGGCGCCGCGGATCGTCCTCGACCGCGACCCCAAGGCCCATCTGCGCGGGCTGAAGACCATCCCGAAGGTCGAGGCCATCGCCGACCCCTGCATCGAGTGCGGCTTCTGCGAACCGACCTGCCCCAGCCACGACCTGACGACCTCACCGCGCCAGCGGATCGTGCTGCGCCGCGAGATGATGCGCCAGCCCGACGGTTCGCCCGTCGAGACGGGCCTGGTCGACGCCTACGGCTACGACGCCGTGGACACCTGCGCCGGAGACTCCACCTGCAAGCTGGCCTGCCCCGTCGGCATCGACACGGGCGCCATGATGAAGAACTTCCGCCACCAGCGGCACTCCCCGCGCGAGGAGCGGATCGCCGCGCTCGCCGCCAGGCACTTCCGTACGGCGGAGACGGCGGCGCGGCTCGCGGTCGCCGCGGCGAGCCGGATCGACGACCGGCTGCTGCGAGGGGTCACCCGGCTCGCCCGCAGGGCGGTGAGCCCCGATCTGGTCCCGGAGTGGCTTCCGGAGATCCCCGGCGCCGCGTCTCGCAAGCTGCCGCGCACCTCCAGGACGGGGGCGAGCGCGGTCTACTACCCGGCCTGCGTCAACCGCATCTTCGGCAGCCCGGACAGCCATCGCGGCCCGTCGCTCCCGCAGGCCGTGGTGGCCGTGTCGGCCCGGGCGGGAAAGCCCGTCTGGATCCCGGACGACGTCAACGGCACCTGCTGCGCCACCATCTGGCACTCCAAGGGCTACGACTCCGGAAACGCCGTGATGGCCAACCGGATCGTGGAAGCGGCCTGGGGCTGGACGGCCGGGGGAAAGCTGCCGCTGGTGGTCGACGCCTCCTCGTGCACGCTGGGCATCGCCCATGAGGTGGTCCCGTATCTCACCGAGGACAACCGTGCGCTGCACCGCGAGCTGACCGTGGTCGACTCCCTGGTCTGGGCGGCGGACGAGCTGCTGCCGGAGCTGACGGTGCTACGGAAGGCCCGCTCGGCCGTGCTGCACCCGACCTGTTCGATGGAGCATCTGGACGATGTGGACCGGCTGCGCGCGGTCGCTGACGCCTGCGCCGACGAGGCCGTGCTCCCCGACGACGCCGCGTGCTGCGGTTTCGCGGGCGACCGCGGGATGCTGCACCAGGAGCTGACGGCGTCCGCGACCGCCAAGGAGGCCGCCGAGGTGCGGTCCCGGGACTACGAGGCGTATCTCTCGGCCAACCGGATGTGCGAGATCGGCATGGACCGGGCGACGGGCCGCTCGTACCACTCCGCCCTGATGGAACTGGAGTGGGCGACCCGCCCCGGCCCCGCCTGA
- a CDS encoding ABC transporter ATP-binding protein, with product MHIRDLPYSDPGDPDVRSGPRLLLWLGRNQIRGQLKSLFWGLVHQCSIAGYPLTVGLAVQAVVDRSGGRLALAGALTALLGVLTAVGDAMLHRAAVTNWITAAARIQQLLSRKTAELGSLLTRRVAAGEVVAVSTGDVEKIGWFVEALSRFLAAATVLVVISVGLVLYLPSLGVLVAIAMPFLALSVLPLLPRATRRADVQREKGGRATELASDTVAGLRVLRGIGGEELFLDRYRRASQEVREAAVHSARMWSLISAVQVLLPGVLLLSLVVYGASLARDGRIEVGQLVTVYSAATLTLFPLRHFEEIAMAYSFSRPSAQRAVRVLSLSRNTRPATVDTVPSGDLYDPVTGLLAPQGRFTAVVCGDPDEAGRLAERLGGHAQPEAPESDAPEPPSVLLGGVPLDELDPGAARTAVLVQDKDPVLLSGTLRELLDVPSSGEVEAAAALSAAQCDDVLAALAQASPEPDREPLDTRITERGRSLSGGQRQRLALARSLLTDPDTLVLDEPTSAVDSHTEARVAAGVKALRTDRTTVVFSSSPLLLDLADRVALVHGGTVVAVGTHRELMRTEERYRTVVTRETDDEAEPAAAPEHSEHAAHQEVEERA from the coding sequence ATGCACATTCGCGATCTTCCGTACTCGGACCCCGGCGATCCCGATGTCCGTTCAGGTCCCCGCCTCCTGCTGTGGCTGGGCCGCAATCAGATCCGCGGGCAGCTCAAGTCCTTGTTCTGGGGGCTGGTGCACCAGTGCTCGATCGCGGGATACCCGCTGACCGTGGGGCTCGCCGTCCAGGCGGTCGTGGACCGGTCGGGCGGCAGGCTCGCGCTGGCCGGTGCGCTGACCGCACTGCTGGGCGTGCTGACCGCGGTGGGCGACGCGATGCTCCACCGGGCCGCCGTCACCAACTGGATCACCGCCGCCGCCCGGATCCAGCAACTGCTGTCCCGCAAGACCGCCGAGCTGGGCTCGCTGCTGACGCGCCGGGTCGCTGCGGGCGAAGTGGTAGCGGTTTCAACCGGTGACGTCGAAAAAATTGGATGGTTCGTCGAGGCGCTCTCGCGCTTCCTGGCCGCCGCCACGGTCCTCGTCGTCATCAGCGTGGGGCTCGTCCTCTACCTTCCGTCGCTGGGCGTGCTCGTGGCGATCGCCATGCCGTTCCTCGCCCTGTCCGTCCTGCCGCTGCTGCCACGTGCCACCCGGCGGGCGGATGTGCAGCGCGAGAAGGGCGGCCGGGCCACCGAGCTCGCCTCGGACACCGTGGCCGGGCTGCGCGTGCTGCGCGGCATCGGCGGCGAGGAGCTGTTCCTGGACCGCTACCGGCGCGCCTCGCAGGAGGTCCGCGAGGCCGCCGTGCACAGCGCCCGGATGTGGTCGCTGATCTCGGCGGTCCAGGTCCTGCTGCCCGGCGTCCTGCTGCTCTCCCTGGTCGTCTACGGGGCCTCCCTCGCCCGGGACGGCAGGATCGAGGTGGGCCAGCTGGTGACGGTGTACAGCGCGGCGACCCTGACCCTGTTCCCGCTGCGGCACTTCGAGGAGATCGCCATGGCGTACTCCTTCTCGCGCCCCTCCGCGCAGCGCGCCGTACGCGTGCTGTCGCTGAGCCGGAACACCCGCCCCGCCACCGTCGACACCGTCCCGTCCGGCGACCTGTACGACCCGGTCACCGGGCTGCTGGCCCCGCAGGGCCGGTTCACCGCGGTCGTCTGCGGCGACCCCGACGAGGCGGGCCGGCTGGCGGAACGGCTCGGCGGACACGCCCAGCCCGAGGCACCGGAATCCGACGCCCCCGAGCCGCCCTCCGTCCTGCTGGGCGGGGTGCCGCTGGACGAACTGGACCCGGGCGCGGCCCGCACCGCCGTACTCGTCCAGGACAAGGACCCCGTGCTGCTCTCGGGCACCCTGCGCGAACTGCTGGACGTGCCGTCGTCCGGAGAGGTGGAGGCCGCGGCCGCGCTGTCCGCCGCGCAGTGCGACGACGTGCTGGCCGCGCTGGCGCAGGCGTCCCCCGAGCCGGACCGCGAGCCGCTGGACACCCGGATCACCGAACGCGGCCGGTCCCTGTCCGGCGGCCAGCGCCAGCGGCTCGCGCTGGCCCGGTCGCTGCTCACCGACCCGGACACGCTGGTCCTGGACGAGCCCACCTCGGCGGTCGACTCGCACACCGAGGCCCGGGTCGCGGCGGGCGTCAAGGCGCTGCGTACGGACCGTACGACCGTCGTGTTCTCCTCGTCGCCCCTGCTTCTCGACCTTGCCGACCGGGTGGCGCTGGTGCACGGCGGCACGGTGGTGGCGGTCGGCACGCACCGCGAGCTGATGCGCACCGAGGAGCGCTACCGCACCGTCGTCACCCGCGAGACCGACGACGAGGCGGAGCCCGCGGCAGCCCCGGAGCACAGTGAGCACGCCGCACACCAGGAAGTCGAGGAACGGGCATGA
- a CDS encoding MarR family winged helix-turn-helix transcriptional regulator — protein sequence MDSPDPDGMLAEQLLRLTRRLQRIQGRQLEPIGITPAQFRLLRTVAHYDGPPRMADLAQRLDVVPRAVTTLVDALEASGRVRRVPDPDSRRVVRIEITDQGIATLRSLRDARRAAAEEILAPLTADQREVLGGLLTALVNGMPERRC from the coding sequence ATGGACTCCCCCGACCCCGACGGCATGCTCGCCGAACAGCTGCTGCGGCTGACGCGCAGGCTCCAGCGCATCCAGGGCCGCCAGCTGGAGCCGATCGGTATCACCCCGGCGCAGTTCCGGCTGCTGCGCACCGTCGCCCATTACGACGGACCGCCCCGGATGGCGGATCTCGCGCAGCGCCTCGACGTGGTCCCCCGCGCCGTGACCACGCTGGTCGACGCCCTGGAGGCGAGCGGCAGGGTGCGTCGTGTCCCCGATCCGGACAGTCGTAGGGTGGTCCGGATCGAGATCACGGACCAGGGCATCGCCACACTCCGCTCGCTGCGCGACGCGCGCCGGGCAGCCGCAGAGGAGATCCTGGCTCCATTGACCGCCGACCAGCGCGAGGTGCTCGGCGGCCTGCTGACCGCCCTGGTCAACGGAATGCCGGAACGTCGCTGCTGA
- a CDS encoding ABC transporter ATP-binding protein: protein MTGVVPPAHVPPAYDPAAPETATTLPVGRPATVRAYVLELMRRHRRPFIVVTLLNTFAVVSSIVGPYLLGGLVEDLSDGVRDLHLERTAAVFACALVVQTVATRIMRLRSAMLGEEMLADLREDFLVRSVRLPPGVLERAGTGDLLSRITTDIDRLANAMREAVPQLTIGVVWVGLLVAALTVTAPPLALAVVVALPVLLIGCRWYFRRGPAAYRSEAAGYAAVAAALAETVDAGRTVEAHRLGARRVALSDLRVKQWTAWERYTLFLRTVLFPVVNITYATILGAVLLLGGWFVIEGWMTVGQLTTGALLAQMMVDPIGLILRWYDELQVAQVSLARLVGVREIEPDAGDPGVVPNGRDVRADEVRFGYVDGVDVLHRVSLDVAPGTRLALVGPSGAGKSTLGRLLAGIYAPRTGDVTLGGAELSRMATERVRSHVALVNQEHHVFVGSLRDNLRLARTDAEDAELWASLAAVDADGWARALEQGLDAEVGSGGLVITPAQAQQIALARLVLADPHTLVLDEATSLLDPRAARNLERSLARVLEGRTVVAIAHRLHTAHDADVIAVVEQGRITELGSHDELVAADGAYAALWRSWHG from the coding sequence ATGACCGGCGTCGTCCCACCGGCCCACGTACCCCCCGCCTACGACCCGGCGGCGCCCGAGACGGCCACCACCCTGCCGGTGGGCCGGCCGGCGACCGTACGGGCCTACGTGCTGGAGCTGATGCGGCGCCACCGCAGGCCGTTCATCGTGGTGACCCTGCTCAACACGTTCGCGGTGGTCTCCTCCATCGTGGGCCCGTATCTGCTGGGCGGGCTCGTGGAGGACCTGTCCGACGGGGTCCGCGACCTGCATCTGGAGCGCACCGCCGCGGTGTTCGCGTGCGCGCTCGTGGTGCAGACGGTCGCCACCCGGATCATGCGGCTGCGCAGCGCCATGCTGGGCGAGGAGATGCTCGCGGACCTGCGCGAGGACTTCCTCGTGCGCTCGGTGCGGCTGCCTCCGGGCGTGCTGGAGCGGGCCGGTACGGGCGATCTGCTGTCCCGGATCACCACGGACATCGACCGGCTGGCCAACGCCATGCGCGAGGCCGTCCCGCAGCTGACGATCGGCGTGGTGTGGGTGGGCCTGCTGGTCGCCGCCCTCACCGTCACCGCTCCCCCGCTGGCCCTCGCGGTGGTCGTGGCGCTTCCCGTGCTGCTCATCGGCTGCCGCTGGTACTTCCGCCGGGGCCCGGCGGCGTACCGCTCGGAGGCCGCCGGTTACGCGGCGGTCGCCGCGGCCCTGGCGGAGACCGTGGACGCGGGGCGGACCGTGGAGGCGCACCGGCTGGGGGCGCGCCGGGTCGCGCTGTCGGACCTGCGCGTGAAGCAGTGGACGGCGTGGGAGCGGTACACGCTGTTCCTGCGGACGGTGCTGTTCCCGGTCGTCAACATCACGTACGCGACGATCCTCGGCGCGGTCCTGCTGCTGGGCGGCTGGTTCGTCATCGAGGGGTGGATGACCGTCGGTCAGCTCACCACGGGTGCGCTGCTCGCGCAGATGATGGTGGACCCGATCGGTCTGATCCTGCGCTGGTACGACGAGTTGCAGGTGGCCCAGGTGTCGCTGGCGCGGCTGGTGGGCGTCCGGGAGATCGAGCCGGACGCGGGCGATCCCGGGGTCGTCCCGAACGGCCGGGACGTGCGGGCCGACGAGGTGCGCTTCGGGTACGTGGACGGGGTCGACGTGCTGCACCGGGTGTCGCTGGACGTCGCGCCGGGTACGCGGCTGGCGCTGGTCGGCCCGTCGGGCGCGGGCAAGTCGACGCTGGGGCGGCTGCTGGCGGGGATCTACGCGCCCCGGACCGGTGACGTCACGCTCGGCGGGGCCGAGCTGTCGCGGATGGCGACGGAGCGGGTGCGGTCGCACGTGGCGCTGGTCAACCAGGAGCACCATGTGTTCGTGGGCTCGCTGCGGGACAACCTGCGGCTGGCCCGTACGGACGCCGAGGACGCGGAGCTGTGGGCGTCGCTCGCCGCGGTCGACGCCGACGGCTGGGCGCGGGCGCTGGAGCAGGGGCTCGACGCGGAGGTCGGTTCGGGTGGTCTGGTGATCACCCCGGCGCAGGCCCAGCAGATCGCGCTCGCCCGGCTGGTGCTGGCCGATCCGCACACGCTGGTCCTGGACGAGGCGACCTCGCTGCTCGATCCCCGGGCGGCCCGCAACCTGGAGCGGTCGCTCGCCCGGGTGCTGGAGGGCCGCACGGTGGTGGCGATCGCGCACCGGCTGCACACCGCGCACGACGCGGACGTGATCGCCGTGGTCGAGCAGGGCCGGATCACGGAGCTCGGCAGCCACGACGAGCTGGTGGCGGCGGACGGGGCGTACGCGGCGCTCTGGCGCTCCTGGCACGGGTGA